The Montipora capricornis isolate CH-2021 chromosome 1, ASM3666992v2, whole genome shotgun sequence genome contains a region encoding:
- the LOC138060289 gene encoding trace amine-associated receptor 2-like, with amino-acid sequence MVNFTATSSNLTNTGKETNSTMQDKTQDTVSVAFLSINIIINIITCPFTVGLNTLVIIAIKRRPRLQSNANVLLACLAVTDVLTGLTSQPSSVIWNVSLLVGAAGVVAVFRDLQTFFFALLAYFSSLHLMIVVCERLVAIKFPYRYPYILTKRNIKLASLFCWTYRALFRIGVYAMDKTSLLYFIFLSHILNVCAVFVTSSYVVLYFETRRHQRMIKAQQLPQEDVERFLKDCKALKTTVLVVGAVGLCLLPGNMYFVARYFDFIENRVHLVSEITWTSMMINSLLNPLIYCWRQRELRNFILKPFSNTVNPIG; translated from the coding sequence ATGGTTAACTTCACTGCCACCAGCTCCAATTTAACAAACACGGGCAAAGAGACGAATTCCACGATGCAAGACAAAACACAAGACACCGTCAGTGTAGCTTTCCTTTCCATTAACATAATCATCAATATCATCACATGTCCATTCACAGTTGGACTGAATACGTTGGTGATAATTGCTATAAAAAGACGACCAAGGCTTCAGAGTAACGCGAACGTTTTGTTAGCATGTTTGGCAGTCACTGATGTCTTGACAGGTCTGACGTCTCAGCCATCGTCAGTTATATGGAATGTAAGCCTATTAGTTGGTGCCGCTGGCGTTGTTGCCGTCTTCCGCGATTTGCAAACGTTCTTCTTTGCCTTGTTGGCTTATTTCTCGAGTCTTCATCTCATGATAGTTGTTTGCGAGAGACTGGTGGCGATAAAATTTCCTTATCGCTACCCTTACATACTCACCAAAAGAAACATCAAACTAGCGAGCTTGTTCTGTTGGACATATAGAGCTTTGTTCCGCATAGGGGTGTATGCAATGGACAAAACAAGCcttctttattttatatttctttctCATATTTTAAACGTGTGTGCTGTTTTTGTTACCTCTTCTTACGTTGTCCTTTACTTTGAAACTCGTCGGCATCAAAGGATGATTAAAGCTCAACAGCTTCCGCAAGAAGATGTAGAAAGATTCTTAAAGGATTGCAAAGCCCTAAAAACAACTGTGTTAGTAGTTGGTGCTGTTGGGCTGTGCTTGTTACCCGGAAATATGTACTTTGTGGCCAGATATTTCGATTTTATCGAAAACAGAGTCCATCTTGTGAGCGAAATAACTTGGACTTCTATGATGATCAACTCACTTCTTAATCCTTTGATTTATTGCTGGCGTCAACGAGAACTCAGAAACTTTATATTGAAACCTTTTTCCAACACGGTTAATCCCATTGGATAG
- the LOC138060280 gene encoding trace amine-associated receptor 13c-like, with product MVNFTASSSNLTNTGKETNSTMQDKTQDTVSVAFLSINIIINIITCPFTVGLNAMVIIAIKRRPRLQSNANVLLACLAVTDVLTGLTSQPSSVIWNVSLLVGAADIVAVFRDLQAFFFALLAYSSSLHLMIVVCERLVAIKFPYRYPYILTKRNIKLAILFCWTYSALCRIGVYAMDKTSLLYFIFLSHILNVCVVFVTSSYVVLYFETSRHQKMIKAQQLSQEDVERFLKDCKALKTTVLVVCAVGLCLLPGNMYFVARYFDFIENRVHLVSEITWTSMMINSLLNPLIYCWRQRELRNFIFKPFSNTVNPIG from the coding sequence ATGGTGAACTTCACTGCCTCGAGCTCCAATTTAACAAACACAGGCAAAGAGACGAATTCCACGATGCAAGACAAAACACAAGACACCGTTAGTGTAGCTTTCCTTTCCATTAACATAATCATCAATATCATCACATGTCCATTCACAGTTGGACTGAATGCGATGGTGATAATTGCTATAAAAAGACGACCAAGGCTTCAGAGCAACGCGAACGTTTTGTTAGCATGTTTGGCAGTCACTGACGTCTTGACAGGTCTGACGTCTCAGCCATCGTCAGTTATATGGAATGTAAGCCTGTTAGTTGGTGCCGCAGACATTGTTGCCGTCTTCCGCGATTTGCAAGCGTTCTTCTTTGCCTTGTTGGCTTATTCCTCGAGTCTTCATCTCATGATAGTTGTTTGCGAGAGACTGGTGGCGATAAAATTTCCTTATCGCTACCCTTACATACTCACCAAAAGAAACATCAAGCTAGCGATCTTGTTCTGTTGGACATATAGTGCTTTGTGCCGCATAGGGGTGTATGCAATGGACAAAACAAGCcttctttattttatatttctttctCATATTTTAAAcgtgtgtgttgtttttgttacctCATCTTACGTTGTCCTTTACTTTGAAACTAGTCGGCATCAAAAGATGATTAAAGCTCAACAGCTTTCGCAAGAAGATGTAGAAAGATTCTTAAAGGATTGCAAAGCCCTAAAAACAACTGTGTTAGTAGTCTGTGCTGTTGGGCTGTGCTTGTTGCCCGGAAATATGTACTTTGTGGCCAGATATTTCGATTTTATCGAAAACAGAGTCCATCTTGTGAGCGAAATAACTTGGACTTCTATGATGATCAACTCACTTCTTAATCCTTTGATTTATTGCTGGCGTCAACGAGAACTCAGAAACTTTATATTTAAACCTTTTTCCAACACGGTTAATCCCATTGGATAG
- the LOC138052389 gene encoding dermonecrotic toxin LarSicTox-alphaIB2c-like produces the protein MSQFSVYLVLGFSFGMVNLVISSRPVYNIAHMVNAVNQIDEWLGYGANALEVDVTFADDGTPKYFYHGHPCDIGRNCTRWDDIKKYINALRDRTIPTSSTFNRHLVLVMFDVKLKNVKKSALSKAGEKFVDAILIPLYQNNPTKAKVMISVPTLSLKDFIRSVLKQLNAKQRSIVQKIGFEISFEKKLEEPGEQEQALRGLGVAPGHAWLSKGITNLFPSLFLEELKARVKYRDNGNYFSKVYAWSVDKQKTALKYLNIGLDGIIANYPGRVNKAIAQFNENKSEHQKVKLATLDDNPFRKY, from the exons ATGTCGCAGTTTTCTGTCTACCTCGTTCTGGGGTTTTCGTTTGGCATGGTGAATCTCGTAATAAGTTCTCGTCCTGTATACAACATAGCTCATATGGTCAATGCAGTAAATCAGATAGACGAATGGCTTGGGTATGGAGCAAACGCACTCGAAGTCGATGTGACCTTCGCTGACGATGGCACACCCAAGTACTTTTACCATGGGCACCCGTGCGATATTGGTAGAAATTGTACCCGTTGGGATGACATTAAAAAGTACATCAACGCACTCCGAGATAGAACAATACCCACAAGCTCGACGTTCAACAGACATCTTGTGTTGGTCATGTTTGATGTCAAGTTGAAGAACGTGAAGAAAAGCGCTTTATCGAAAGCCGGCGAAAAGTTTGTGGATGCCATTTTGATCCCTTTGTATCAAAACAACCCAACTAAGGCGAAAGTAATGATCAGTGTGCCTACGTTAAG CTTGAAAGATTTTATCAGAAGCGTTCTGAAACAACTGAATGCCAAGCAACGAAGCATCGTCCAGAAAATTGGCTTCGAGATCAGCTTCGAGAAGAAGTTGGAGGAACCAGGCGAACAAGAACAAGCGCTTAGGGGTCTCGGTGTTGCCCCTGGTCATGCTTGGCTCAGCAAAGGAATAACCAACTTGTTTCCAAGCCTGTTCTTGGAGGAACTGAAAGCTCGGGTTAAATACAGAGATAATGGAAACTACTTCAGTAAAGTTTATGCATGGAGTGTCGACAAACAAAAAACAGCATTGAAATATCTTAATATTGGCTTGGATGGTATCATCGCAAACTATCCTGGTCGAGTTAATAAAGCGATCGCACAGTTTAATGAGAACAAAAGTGAGCACCAGAAAGTCAAGCTCGCAACATTGGATGATAATCCATTCAGAAAGTATTGA